CACTTTTGAGCATGTGATGGAGATCCTGACCAAAGAGCAGGAAAACGGCACGCTACATGGAGTGATTGTTCAGTTCGGTGGGCAAACCCCATTGAAGCTCGCCAACGCGCTGGAGGCCGAGGGCATTCCCATCCTCGGCACCTCGCCCGATGCCATTGATTTGGCAGAAGACCGCGAGAGGTTTCAGGCGTTGGTCAATCAGCTTGGCCTCAAGCAACCCAAGAACGGCATAGCCCATAGTGACGCCGAGGCGCTCAAAATTGCCGAGGATATTGGCTTTCCACTGGTCATCCGTCCATCCTATGTTCTGGGCGGCCGTGCGATGGAAATCGTCCGCGATATGGCGCAGCTGGAGCGATACATCTCAGAGGCTGTAGTCGTATCAGGTGACAGCCCCGTCCTTCTTGACGGGTACCTATCTGGCGCCATCGAATGCGATGTCGACGCGCTTTCGGACGGCACAGACGTGCATGTCACGGGCATCCTGGAACATATCGAAGAGGCGGGCGTGCATTCCGGTGACAGCGCCTGCTGCCTGCCGCCGCATACCCTGCCGCAATCGACCATCGACGAGATTGATCGCCAGACACGTGCGCTCGCCCTGGCGCTCAACGTGCGTGGCCTGATGAACGTGCAATTCGCGGTCAAGGATGACGAGATTTACCTCATCGAGGTGAACCCCCGCGCCTCGCGCACCGTGCCTTTCGTGGCCAAGGCCACCGACAGCGCGATTGCCTCTATCGCGGCACGCCTCATGGCAGGAGAGAGCCTCAGCGCTTTCCCAAGCCGAGGCACATACCCGTCTGACGCCAAGCCGGGCACCTTGCCCATGGCAGACCAGATGACCCTCGCCGATCCGGCGATGCCGTGGTTCTCTGTGAAAGAGGCCGTCATGCCCTTTGCCCGCTTCCCCGGCGTCGACACCATCCTCGGCCCCGAGATGCGCTCCACCGGCGAAGTGATGGGCTGGGACGTGAATTTCCCTCGCGCCTTCCTCAAGGCGCAGATGGGCGCGGGCGTCACCTTCCCCGACAGCGGCAAGGTGTTCTTCTCGATCAAGAATGACGACAAAACCGATCAGCTTGTTGAGACCGCGCGTCACCTCGTGGATATGGGCTTTGCCATCGTCGCCACCCGCGGCACGGCGTCCTTCCTCGAAGGGCACGAAATAGCCTGCGAGGTCGTCAACAAGGTCTATGAGGGCCGCCCCGACGTGGTGGATATGCTCAAGGACGGGCAAATCAGCCTTGTGATGAACACCACAGAAGGCGCGCAAGCGGTCGAAGACAGCCGTTCCATCCGTTCCGTCGCGCTTTATGACAAGATCCCCTACTACACCACCGCCGCCGCCGCACATGCCGCCGCGCTGGCGATGAAAGCCCGCCAGGACGGGGATATTGTGGTAATGCCGCTACAGGGCACGGCGTAAACAGCTGTTTCTGAATTAGAAACAAGACTATAAGATATTGATCTTAATATATAAAAGCAGCTTATCCACAGCTATGCTTTGCGACCATTTCAGGCATGCAGAAAACGCATAGATATTTTGATCGAAATCAATTGCACAGGCGTTTTTTTTGACTACATGCGTTTCATAGAACAAGTCGTGTTCGACCCAAAACGTCACCGCCAACCGAAGGAGGCACCCATGACACGCGACGAACTGAACCGCGAACTTCGTATGCACAGTGCCACCTGGCAAGCTGTCGTACTCGTGTACGGCGTACTTGTTGGCACTTTGGTTTTCTCAGCCATGGCCATCGTCGGCTAAGGCGCTAACCACGCGTTAAACCTTTCTGCCTATATACGGCAAGCCAAGGCGTTGAGCGGTCATCCCGTTTAACGCCTCTGTGTTTTTGGGAGTGACCACAATGACCCGCGATGAACTGATCCGCGAAGTGCAGGCCAAGCGCGGCTCCTGGCCAGCTGTTGTATTTGTCTATGCGCTCATTTTGGGCACGATGGTGCTCACTGGCATGGCCATCACCGGATAAAAAAACGGCCGCCTCTTTGGGCGGCCGTTCTGTTGTATTAGAGGTCAGACGGAACTGCTACTCGCCCATCTTGGCCGAGGCCGCATCCCCCACATTGTCAACACCACGCTCTTCCAGAAGCGTCGTGAGCCAGTTGGGGTCCATCTCAGGCACAGAGCTCAAAAGCAGGTCTGTGTAAGGATGGTGCGGCGGCTTGAACATGTCGTCCTTCGGCCCCTGCTCTACCACCTTACCCTGCTGCATCACGATCACCTCATCGGCAATCGAGCGCACCGTCGCAAGGTCATGCGTGATGAACATATAGGCCAGGTTCAACTCGTTCTGCAGCCGGTCCAGCAGGCGCAAAATGCCTTCCGCCACAAGCTGATCGAGCGCCGAGGTCACCTCGTCACAGACGATAAAGGTCGGCTCGGCAGCCAGCGCCCGGGCAATCCCGATCCGCTGTTTCTGACCACCCGAAAGCTCAGATGGATACCGATTGTAGAACTTCGACGGATCTAGCTCGATCAGATCGAGAATCTCGTCTACCCGGTTCTTCAGATCCGCTCCGGTCAGCCCCGAATAAAACTGCGCCGGGCGACCGATGATTTCCGAAATCTTAACCTTCGGGTTCAGCGCCGTATCCGCCATCTGATAAATCATCTGGCATTGCCGCAACTGGTCCTTGGACCTGTTCCGATAGTCAGGCGGGAAAGGTTCCCCTCTGAACAGAACCTCACCCTTTTGCGGCGGTAGAAGACCCGTGATCACACGTGCCGTTGTAGACTTACCTGAACCGGATTCCCCCACGACCGCCACGGTCATGCCTTCGTAGATATCAAACGACACGTCATCCAGAATTTTTGGACCCGCCGTGTAGGCTGCGTCGACATTCTTTACCGAAATGAGAGGCGTGGTATCTTTTGGACGATGCCGCTGCGGACTTTCAAAGCTGCGCACAGCCCAAAGCGACTTCGTGTAGTCTTCTTTGGGGTTGTTGAGCATCTCCTCTGTCGAGGCTTCCTCAACCTCGTTGCCCTTCAGCAGCACTTTGATCGTGTCGGCCATCTGAGCCACGACCGCGAGGTCATGTGTGATGTAAAGCGCGGCCGTGTTGAACTGATCCACGATGTCCCGGATCGCAGCCAAAACCTCAATCTGCGTGGTCACGTCGAGGGCCGTGGTCGGCTCATCAAAGATGATCAGGTCCGGACGACAGGACATCGCCATCGCCGTCATCGCTCGCTGTAGCTGACCGCCCGAGACCTGATGCGGATACCGGAACCCGATTTCTTTCGGGTTCGGCAGCCGCAGCCGCTCATAGAGGTCCATCGCGTCTTCCTGCGCTTCCATGCGCTTTTGGATGCGATAGTGCAGAGGCGCCTCTGTGTGCTGATCAATGATCTTGTGCGCCGGATTGAAAGACGCCGCCGCGGACTGCGCCACATAGGCGATGCGAGAGCCGCGCAGGGCACGTTTCTCGGATTCCGACGCCGTGGTGAGCTCCATCCCGTCAAACTCGATCTTGGAGCCTTCCACGATGCGCGTGCCATCCCGGGCATAGCCCATGGCCGCAGCACCGATCGTGGATTTACCCGCACCGGATTCCCCGATGAGGCCCATGACCTCACCGCGATGCAGGGTTAAATCAACACCCTTGATGATGGGCACCCAGGTTTCGTCTGAGTACCCTTCAATCTTGAGGTCTGCTATTTTAAGAAGGACTTCTTTTTTCTTACTAGCCATTTTTATTGCTCCTTCAGACCGGAGGACCGGAACAGCATCCAGTCAACCACGAAGTTGACCGCCACCGTCAACAGCGCGATGGCTGCCGCCGGAATAAGTGGCGTGATGTCACCAAACGAGATCAGCGTCGCATTCTCCCGCACCATGGAACCCCAGTCCGCCGTGGGCGGCTGAATGCCAAGGCCAAGGAAGCTGAGACCCGCGACAAGCAGGAACACAAAGCAGAACTCCAGACCAAATTCAGCGATCAGAGGCGCTGTTGAGTTTGGCAGAATTTCCCGACGGATCAGGTATCCGGTGCCCTCACCACGTAGCTTGGCCGCTTCGATATAGTCCATCACCACAACGTTGCCCGCGACCGCCCTTGTCAGGCGGAACACGCGCGGGGCATAGATGATAGCAACGGCACAGATGATGACGAACGTGCTGGGTCCAAAGATCGACAGCATCAAAAGCGCGAAGATCAGGGACGGAATTGACATGATCACATCAGCAATCCGGCCCATCAGCTGATCAAACCAGCCTCCTTTGGTGGCAGCCAGAAGGCCGGCACCTGCCCCAAGCACAAACGCAGCCACGGTCGCGGTCAGTGCGAGGCCAACCGAGTTGCGTGCGCCATAGACAATGCGGCTGAACATGTCTCGACCAAGCTGATCCGCGCCCAGAAGCATGGATTCATCGGCGGGCGCGAAGGCGGACGATATCACCGCTGCCTCGCCATGCGGAGCGATGTAGGGTGCGAAGATGCCGGCAATCGCATAGGTGAAGATCACGAACATCCCGAACGCCGCCGTCATCGGCGCAGTTCGAAGCTCCTTGGCGGTTTCGCTGTTCATCCCGATTAGGATGATCACCAAAATGAGCGCGGCAAGCGCAAACTCTGTGATTGGCCACTCAAGCAAGCGAGACAGCACAATCAGCACAATCGGGATGATGATGCAGCCATACAGCACTGGCGGATTGTTGGTGAAGGACAGTCCGATATTACTTTCGGCCATCTGGATGAGGAATTCGCGGAACGCGTAGGACACCATCCCGGTCAAAAGCAACAGGCCGGCACAAATAGCCACAGCCCGCAAAGCACCTGGCCCACCAACGATCCCAAGGACAAATGAAACCAAGGTCAGCGAGAAGGCCAGCAGAAAGACCGTCTTCTTGTTAAAGTAAGCTGCAAGGCACGAAACCGCCAGCAGCAGGGTGTAGTATCCGATGACGAATAGGCTCATGTCTCTACCCCCTTACTTCGGATGCCGCAGACGCGGGTTGGTAAGAATTGCACCAACGTCGGCTGCCAGATTGAGAAGGATGAAAGTCGCCGCAAAGATCAGACAGCAGGCTTGCACAACCGGGAAATCCCGTTTCGAAACCGCGTCCACAAGCGCCTGACCGATACCCGGGTAAACGAACACCACCTCGACCAAAACCACACCTGTGATCAGGTAGGCCAGGTTCAGCGCCACAACGTTGATGATCGGGGCCCAGGCGTTGGGCAGAGCGTGCCGAACAATAACCTTCCACGGCGGTGTGCCCTTCAGCCGTGCCATCTCGATATAGGGCGAGGCCAGAAGGTTGATGATCGCCGCTCGGGTCATCCGCATCATATGCGCCACAACGACAAGAACCAGCGTCAGGGCTGGCAGGAAGGTTCGGTTGAGAAGCTCACCAAACGACATCCCTTCACTCAAACTCGAGATCGCCGGGAACATGCCCCATTTGACAGAGAAATAGAGGATCAGGATGTAGCCAAGGAAAAACTCAGGCGAAGAGATCGACGTCAACGTGGCCACGTTGGCCACCCTGTCGAAGATAGAATTGCGCAGAAGGGCGACGAGCACGCCCAGAACAATCGCCACTGGAACAGCGATCACCGCAGCGTAGGCCGCAAGAAAGAGCGTATTCATGAACCGCTCTCCGATGATCTCGGTGACCGGAGTTTTCGTCACGATCGAACTGCCAAAGTCGAACGTTACCGCATCCTTGAGCCAGGCCAGATATCTGACGATGGCGGGTTGATCCAATCCCATTTCCTTACGCAATGCCGCAAGGTTTTCTTCCGTCGCCCCCTGACCAAGAACTGCCTGCGCGATATCGCCAGGCAGAAGTTCGACCATAAAGAAGATGATGACGGAGATAACTAACAAAATGATCAACCCGAGACCAAGACGCTGGCCTACGAGTCGTGCAATGTCACCCATGTGTCCCTCCTGCTGTTGTGCTGACATCCGCCGACACGCGGTCTGTCGATTCTCAGCATTTTTGTTGTGAGGTCTTTATGAACTCGACCGTCCATTATGCCCCCTGTTTGCATCTGACACAGCTTTGTCCAAAAAAGCCATGCCCAAAATGCGTGCCCCGGCACCTGGGTGCCGGGGCAAAGTGTTTTAAGCGAACCACCAGCGCTGTGCTGCGCGGGCGCCGTCCATTGGCCAGCTGGCCGCGAGTTCACCTGTATGCTCCAGGTTGCCGCGACGCGCGTAGACGAAGTTCGGGAAGTACGGAATGACCGTGCCGCCATCGTCTCGTGCGATCTGACCCATCTCGGTGTAGATCTCTGCACGAACCGCATCGTCCAGTTCGGCCTTGCCCTGACGCAGAAGCACGTTGAAGCGCTCGTTCTGCCAGAACGACTCGTTCCAGGACGCGTCATCTTTATAGGCCAGGCTGTACATAACATCCGGCGTTGGGCGTGCGCCCCACTGAACCATGCACCATGGCTTCTTGAGCCAGACGTCTGAGTAGTAGCCGTCATTGGCTTCGCGCACGACATTGATTGTGATGCCCGACGCTTTTGCGTGCTCCGCATAAAGAACCGCTGCGTCAACCGCACCCGATGTCACCGAGTCGGCAGTGCTGAGGTTTACTGTCAGACCTTCTGCGCCTGCTTTCTTCAACAGGGCCTTAGCTTGATCAGGGTCATAAGGACGCTGCTCAATGCTTTCGGGGAAGTACGGCATCGCTGGCGAATGGTGGAAGTCATTGCCGATGGTCGCCGCACCAAACTGGATCTTCTCGATCAGCTCTTCACGGTTCACCGACAGCTTCAGCGCATTGCGCACATCTGGATTGTCAAACGGAGCCGCATTGGTGTGCATCGGCATTGTCACCGCCGCCGCAGACGCCACGTTGTCGATCTTGATGTCCGGGTTGCGCGACAGCAAGCCAAGCGTCTTGTTCTCAAGCTGGCTGGCCGCATCCACGTCACCGGTGATCACGGCCGTTTGGCGCGCGTTCGGGTCGTTGATGATGAGGATCTGCACTTCGTCGAAGTAAGCACCCTCACCATGCCAGCCATCATGGCGGACAAGACGTGAGCCGACACCAAACTCGTTTTCAACGAGCTTATACGGGCCAGAGCCATCGCCACTCTGCCAATTGGCCGAGCCGTCTTCATTCGCCGGAACAATCGCCAGGTGATAGTCTGTCATCAGCCATGGCAGGTCCGCATTGGGCGAGTTCAGCTTGAACGTGACGGTATTGTCGCCATTGTCGACAATGTCAGCAACATCCGCCAGCAGCGCAGCTGCGGCCGATGTATTGCCTTCACCACGGTGGTGGTTCATCGAGGCCAGGATATCGTTCGCAGTAACTTTGCCACCGCTGTGGAACGACGCTTTGTCCGTCAGCTTGAACGTCCACTCTTTCGCGTCAGGTGTCGCCGACCATTCTGTCGCGATATCGCCACCCAGAGACTGATCGGGTTCGATCTGCGTGAGGTAAGACCGATATGTATGCGCCAGGTTGATCATGGCGAATGTGAGATACGTACCGGGGTCATGCGTATCCGACGAGTTACCATCGTGCTGCGCCAAACGGTAGGTCCCGCCACGCTTGGGTTCTGCCTTGGCCGAGCTGGTCCACAGCCCGGTGGCAGTCGTGCTTGTGACACCGGCAACGGCAGCATAATGCATAAATGAGCGACGCGAGATACGACCTTCGCGCGCTGCACCGGCCAGCTTGTCCAGCAAGACTTGGTCTTTTGAATGTGTCATGGTTTCTCCCTGTGACTTTTTATGTCGCTCCAGCCATCTCCGGACCAGAGTCCCAGCAGCTTCGCGTTGTTTCCCCCAACCGGTCGGCTTGTTTGCGACATAAAGTTAACAAATCACGAAATTTTCCACGCATCTAGCCTCTAACTGCCCTACACACGAAAGTTTCGTTTTTTTCTGTGTACAGAACCGTTTAGAGCGTCCAAATCGTATTTTAGCTGAAGTCACATTCAAGATTTCTGAAGAGTCCGTCACATTCATAGTCTAAAAACGACATAAATCACGATTCGCATCCCCCAAATCAAAGGTAAGAATCGCTTAACCGGCGTCAGCCCCACGTTTCGACCGCAGTTTGGAAAAGTAGTCGAGGCGCTTCTTCAACTCTCTCTCAAACCCACGCTCCACAGGTTGATAAAGAGATGTCCTCTCAATGCCTTCCGGAAAATAGTTCTGTCCCGAGAACCCATCTTCCGCATCATGGTCATAGGCATAGTCGGCACCATACCCGATCTCCTTCATCAGTCGTGTTGGCGCATTCAGGATATGTTTTGGCGGTGGCGCGCTCCCGGTGTCCTTGGCTTGCCGTACGGCGGATTTATAAGCCACATAGGCCGCATTCGATTTAGGCGCGAGGGCGAGGTACAAAACTGCTTGTGCCAAGGCCAGCTCACCCTCGGGACTGCCCAAACGTTCATATGTCTCCCAGGCCTGCAGGCACTGCGCCTGCGCCTGAGGGTCGGCCAGCCCGATATCCTCGACCGCCATACGGGTGATGCGCCGTGCGAGGTACTTAGGATCCTCGCCCCCTGCCAACATCCGCGCCAGCCAATAGACAGCGGCGTCCGGGTCTGACCCGCGCACCGATTTATGCAAGGCCGAGATGAGGTTGTAATGTTCATCACCCGACTTGTCGTATTTTGCAGCGCGCTTCATCAGGCGTGCAGACAGCGCCTCGGTGTCAAGCTTGCCATCCACGTTCCAGGCAGCGATTTGCTCAATCAGGTTCAACAGCGCCCGACCGTCGCCGTCTGCCATCTCCAGCAGCGCCTCACGCGCGGCCCCGTCAAGTGGCAAGGCCACGCCAAGCTCCTGCTCTGCACGCTGTGCCAAACGTTCCAGATCGGCCAATTCAAGCCGTCCCAGCACCAAAACCTGCGCCCGGCTCAGCAAAGCGGCGTTCAACTCAAAACTTGGGTTCTCGGTGGTCGCCCCCACCAGAAGGATCGTGCCATCCTCCATATGCGGCAAAAATCCATCCTGCTGCGCTTTGTTAAAGCGGTGAATTTCATCAACAAAGAGCAACGTACCGCGTCCGTTGCGGCGCCGCATCTTGGCCTCTTCAAACACTTTGCGAAGCTCCGGCACGCCGGTAAAAATCGCACTGATCTGCACAAAATGCAGGTCCGTCTCATCCGCCAAGAGCCGCGCGATAGTGGTCTTGCCCACACCCGGCGGACCCCAAAGTATCAGCGAAGACAGGCTTCCTGAGGCCAGCATCACACCCAATGGCGCCTCTGGTCCTAGGACCTGACCCTGCCCGATCACATCCGACAGTTTCTGAGGGCGCAGCCGATCAGCCAAAGGTCGCGGGGCAGTCTCTGGAATGGCATCCGGGGCCTGATCAAAAAGATCACTCACCTCTAAAGCCGAAACCGCAGTGTCGAGCGTTTTACCCCACGCTGTACATCAAGCGTGAGCCACCGCCCGCCTTGCGACAAGAGTGCCTCGACATCCGCCGTCGAGCGCACCGGTTCGCCATTGATTTCCCGCAAAATATCGCCGGGGCGCAGTCCGGCACGCTGTCCCACGCGACCTGGGGCCTCGACCACAACACCTTGCGCTGTCAGCGACAGATTGCGCTCTGCGATCACAGCAGGATTGATCGTTGAGACTGTTACGCCGGGCATGACGGTGCGATCACTGGTCTCGCGTGTGTCGCGCGGCGGATCTTCTGGTGCGACCCCAAGCGTCAGCGTCAGAACCTCTTCTTCGCCCTGACGAACGCGCGTCACTTGTGTCTCGCCACCAATCCCCGCGACAGACATCCTGTAAATCATATCCGGTGCCGCATTGACGGGATGGCCATCGACATGGGTGATCACATCCCCCGGCGCCACACCGGCACCGGCAAACGGGCTTTGCACATGCACATCAGAGACCAGCAAACCGTTTGGGCCATTCAAGCCCAGCGCCTCGACCATATCGGCGCCAACCGGCTGCCCGCTCAGACCCGCCCAGGGGCGTTGAAACACCGAATGACCCGCCCTGGCCTGGGCCACAAATTGCGCGACCAATGCCGACGGGATGGCAAATCCGATGCCGTTGGATCCACCCGACCGGCTTAGAATACGTGTATTGATCCCAATGAGGTCGCCGTTGATATCGACAAGCGCACCGCCCGAGTTGCCCGGATTGATCGGTGCATCAGTCTGAATGAAATACCCCCGCGCGTTGCCGGTCGCTGTTCCCGACCGCGCCAATCCCGAAACGATCCCGCTGGTCACGGTTTGGCCCACGCCAAACGGATTGCCAATCGCCAAAGCCAGTTCACCCACTTGCAGCGTATCGCTGTCCCGCAGACCCAAAGTCGGCATACCCGAGGCATTATCAAGTTGCAGAATAGCCAAGTCGCTCTCCTGATCAGACAACAACACCTGCGCTGAATACTCGCGTCGATCATTCAGCACGACACGAATATCCGTGGCCATGCCGACCACGTGGTAATTCGACACCACAATGCCGTCGTCGCTGAGGATCACACCTGACCCAAGTGAGTTCTGCACCCGCTGCCGCGTCGATCCAAAGTCGCGAAACATGTCCTGAAAAAACGGGTCGCCTCGAAACGGGCTGGACCGCACGTTCACAACCCGCTTGGCATAGATGTTCACCACCGCAGGCGCTGCCTCTTTCACCACGGGCACAAATCCCATGCTGATCTCGGCCTGACTTTGCGGCACGCGCATTTCCGAGGCCACCACCGACGTGCCAAAGGTCAGGATCAAAGCAAAAAGCAAACGGTGTATCATCCACACTCCCCATGTGTCTGTGCAGTTGATATGCTCA
This DNA window, taken from Roseovarius sp. S88, encodes the following:
- a CDS encoding ABC transporter ATP-binding protein, coding for MASKKKEVLLKIADLKIEGYSDETWVPIIKGVDLTLHRGEVMGLIGESGAGKSTIGAAAMGYARDGTRIVEGSKIEFDGMELTTASESEKRALRGSRIAYVAQSAAASFNPAHKIIDQHTEAPLHYRIQKRMEAQEDAMDLYERLRLPNPKEIGFRYPHQVSGGQLQRAMTAMAMSCRPDLIIFDEPTTALDVTTQIEVLAAIRDIVDQFNTAALYITHDLAVVAQMADTIKVLLKGNEVEEASTEEMLNNPKEDYTKSLWAVRSFESPQRHRPKDTTPLISVKNVDAAYTAGPKILDDVSFDIYEGMTVAVVGESGSGKSTTARVITGLLPPQKGEVLFRGEPFPPDYRNRSKDQLRQCQMIYQMADTALNPKVKISEIIGRPAQFYSGLTGADLKNRVDEILDLIELDPSKFYNRYPSELSGGQKQRIGIARALAAEPTFIVCDEVTSALDQLVAEGILRLLDRLQNELNLAYMFITHDLATVRSIADEVIVMQQGKVVEQGPKDDMFKPPHHPYTDLLLSSVPEMDPNWLTTLLEERGVDNVGDAASAKMGE
- a CDS encoding ABC transporter permease; translated protein: MSLFVIGYYTLLLAVSCLAAYFNKKTVFLLAFSLTLVSFVLGIVGGPGALRAVAICAGLLLLTGMVSYAFREFLIQMAESNIGLSFTNNPPVLYGCIIIPIVLIVLSRLLEWPITEFALAALILVIILIGMNSETAKELRTAPMTAAFGMFVIFTYAIAGIFAPYIAPHGEAAVISSAFAPADESMLLGADQLGRDMFSRIVYGARNSVGLALTATVAAFVLGAGAGLLAATKGGWFDQLMGRIADVIMSIPSLIFALLMLSIFGPSTFVIICAVAIIYAPRVFRLTRAVAGNVVVMDYIEAAKLRGEGTGYLIRREILPNSTAPLIAEFGLEFCFVFLLVAGLSFLGLGIQPPTADWGSMVRENATLISFGDITPLIPAAAIALLTVAVNFVVDWMLFRSSGLKEQ
- a CDS encoding ABC transporter permease, producing the protein MGDIARLVGQRLGLGLIILLVISVIIFFMVELLPGDIAQAVLGQGATEENLAALRKEMGLDQPAIVRYLAWLKDAVTFDFGSSIVTKTPVTEIIGERFMNTLFLAAYAAVIAVPVAIVLGVLVALLRNSIFDRVANVATLTSISSPEFFLGYILILYFSVKWGMFPAISSLSEGMSFGELLNRTFLPALTLVLVVVAHMMRMTRAAIINLLASPYIEMARLKGTPPWKVIVRHALPNAWAPIINVVALNLAYLITGVVLVEVVFVYPGIGQALVDAVSKRDFPVVQACCLIFAATFILLNLAADVGAILTNPRLRHPK
- a CDS encoding ABC transporter substrate-binding protein — translated: MTHSKDQVLLDKLAGAAREGRISRRSFMHYAAVAGVTSTTATGLWTSSAKAEPKRGGTYRLAQHDGNSSDTHDPGTYLTFAMINLAHTYRSYLTQIEPDQSLGGDIATEWSATPDAKEWTFKLTDKASFHSGGKVTANDILASMNHHRGEGNTSAAAALLADVADIVDNGDNTVTFKLNSPNADLPWLMTDYHLAIVPANEDGSANWQSGDGSGPYKLVENEFGVGSRLVRHDGWHGEGAYFDEVQILIINDPNARQTAVITGDVDAASQLENKTLGLLSRNPDIKIDNVASAAAVTMPMHTNAAPFDNPDVRNALKLSVNREELIEKIQFGAATIGNDFHHSPAMPYFPESIEQRPYDPDQAKALLKKAGAEGLTVNLSTADSVTSGAVDAAVLYAEHAKASGITINVVREANDGYYSDVWLKKPWCMVQWGARPTPDVMYSLAYKDDASWNESFWQNERFNVLLRQGKAELDDAVRAEIYTEMGQIARDDGGTVIPYFPNFVYARRGNLEHTGELAASWPMDGARAAQRWWFA
- a CDS encoding replication-associated recombination protein A, which produces MSDLFDQAPDAIPETAPRPLADRLRPQKLSDVIGQGQVLGPEAPLGVMLASGSLSSLILWGPPGVGKTTIARLLADETDLHFVQISAIFTGVPELRKVFEEAKMRRRNGRGTLLFVDEIHRFNKAQQDGFLPHMEDGTILLVGATTENPSFELNAALLSRAQVLVLGRLELADLERLAQRAEQELGVALPLDGAAREALLEMADGDGRALLNLIEQIAAWNVDGKLDTEALSARLMKRAAKYDKSGDEHYNLISALHKSVRGSDPDAAVYWLARMLAGGEDPKYLARRITRMAVEDIGLADPQAQAQCLQAWETYERLGSPEGELALAQAVLYLALAPKSNAAYVAYKSAVRQAKDTGSAPPPKHILNAPTRLMKEIGYGADYAYDHDAEDGFSGQNYFPEGIERTSLYQPVERGFERELKKRLDYFSKLRSKRGADAG
- a CDS encoding trypsin-like peptidase domain-containing protein; this encodes MIHRLLFALILTFGTSVVASEMRVPQSQAEISMGFVPVVKEAAPAVVNIYAKRVVNVRSSPFRGDPFFQDMFRDFGSTRQRVQNSLGSGVILSDDGIVVSNYHVVGMATDIRVVLNDRREYSAQVLLSDQESDLAILQLDNASGMPTLGLRDSDTLQVGELALAIGNPFGVGQTVTSGIVSGLARSGTATGNARGYFIQTDAPINPGNSGGALVDINGDLIGINTRILSRSGGSNGIGFAIPSALVAQFVAQARAGHSVFQRPWAGLSGQPVGADMVEALGLNGPNGLLVSDVHVQSPFAGAGVAPGDVITHVDGHPVNAAPDMIYRMSVAGIGGETQVTRVRQGEEEVLTLTLGVAPEDPPRDTRETSDRTVMPGVTVSTINPAVIAERNLSLTAQGVVVEAPGRVGQRAGLRPGDILREINGEPVRSTADVEALLSQGGRWLTLDVQRGVKRSTLRFRL